A region of Chloracidobacterium sp. DNA encodes the following proteins:
- a CDS encoding P-II family nitrogen regulator has translation MKLIIAIVRPFTVEKIVTAFENIEGFPGMTLIDSEGFGQRMRTGAYDALDPFKANKRIEIAVNDQMADDIVAAIKNNAHTGKKGDGIIMVVPIEAATLI, from the coding sequence GTGAAACTGATAATCGCAATAGTGCGGCCTTTTACGGTGGAGAAGATCGTGACAGCCTTCGAGAACATCGAAGGCTTTCCCGGAATGACCTTGATAGATTCCGAAGGATTTGGCCAACGAATGCGTACCGGAGCATACGACGCACTTGATCCATTCAAGGCGAACAAACGAATTGAGATCGCGGTGAATGACCAAATGGCCGACGATATCGTTGCGGCAATCAAGAACAACGCTCACACAGGCAAAAAGGGCGACGGCATAATCATGGTCGTTCCGATTGAAGCCGCAACGTTGATTTGA